One region of Pantanalinema sp. genomic DNA includes:
- a CDS encoding heavy metal-associated domain-containing protein: MKKGFLVLAALALTLTAGNAIACGEGSSCAPGTCAVDKKAGATAPKAAAPAKAVKKDACQLSTRLEVLGMECASCADHVTKSLQGVKGVEAVSVNLESGIASVDYCSMELKDTSALIKAVEKAGYDAKLAAASPKAAPAKAAPAKPQP; the protein is encoded by the coding sequence ATGAAAAAGGGATTCCTCGTGCTCGCGGCCCTGGCCCTGACCTTGACGGCGGGCAACGCGATCGCCTGCGGCGAGGGCTCGTCCTGCGCCCCCGGGACCTGCGCCGTCGACAAGAAGGCGGGCGCCACCGCCCCCAAGGCCGCCGCGCCCGCGAAGGCCGTCAAGAAGGACGCATGCCAGCTCTCGACCAGGCTCGAGGTGCTCGGCATGGAGTGCGCCAGCTGCGCCGATCACGTGACCAAGAGCCTCCAGGGGGTCAAGGGCGTCGAGGCCGTCTCGGTGAACCTCGAGAGCGGCATCGCCTCGGTGGACTACTGCTCGATGGAGCTCAAGGACACCTCCGCGCTGATCAAGGCCGTCGAGAAGGCGGGCTACGACGCCAAGCTCGCGGCCGCCTCCCCCAAGGCAGCCCCCGCCAAGGCCGCACCCGCCAAGCCCCAGCCCTAA